AGAGCTCGATGGCGCTTTGCAGGTCCAGGAAATTCAGCTTGCCTTGCGGCATGTCTTCTAGCGACAGGTCCGGGTCGCGGATCATCGAGAAATCGACCTGTTGCGGCGCGTGCATCTCCACCCCCGCATCGCGCAGCGCCTGGTTCAGGCGAATGACGAAGTTGAACAGGTTCAGGTCGTGCTTGACGAACAGTTCGTCCTTCAGATCATCGATGTTGCGCGGTTCCAGCGGCGTGGTGGTGACGCGCACCGGCGAGTTGGCGGCAATGAACGACAGGATCTGCGCGCCCAGATGGAAGTGGCGCAGGATCAGCCAGTTGGCCTCGGGCGACACGAAGCGCTTCAGGCCCCAGGCCAGGATGCGGTGCAACAGCTTCGAATGCGACCAGCGGCGCGGCAGGAAGGTCTTGATGACCTGGATCAGGATGATGAAGGCGCGCGCCAACGGCCGCAGGAACGGCAGCAGGTACTGGCGCGAGGCGCAGCTGGAATCGGTCAGCCAGGCCTTCTTCACCTTGTCCGGCAAGGGCGTGCTGCGGTCCAGGTAGAGCGCCAGCCAGGGGCTGGGGTCGGCGGGATCGTGCGGTTTGGCAAGGAATTCGGGTTCTTTGCTCATTACGCTTCGCCTTCCATCACATGGTGGAACTGCATCAGGTACAGCGCGGCCGTGCGGCGCGCCGTGTCGACGATGCGCTGCTCGGCGCGGCCGTCCTCGTCGCAGTCCAGCGCCAGCTCCACCGCCGACAGCCAGCGCGCCAGGTGATGCTCGTCGTTGTGGCCGTGGTACTCCAGGAAGCGGAAGGCGTCCGGCGGCAGCTTCAGGCTGGCCTTCAGCAGCGGCAGCAGCGCGGGCACGATGCGCTGGCCCGTGCCTTCGATGATGTAGATGGCGCCCAGCAGGCCAATGGGGTCGCGCGTGGCGGCCAAACCGTGGAGATAGGCGTTGAGCGCCTCGCCGCCGGGGTTGCGGCGCAGGGCGTCGATGTCCGCGACCGCGCCGCCCGCGGTGCGATAGTCCTGGAACAGGATCTGGAAGTCGTTCTGCTCTTCGCCCGCATGCGTGTCGATCAAGGCCGCGAGCGGCGCGTACTGCTCCGTCAGCGAGGCCGCGCCTTCGCGCATCCACTTGCTGCCTTCGCGCACCTGCGGAATCCAGTTCTCCATCCAGTTCAGGTAGTCGGCCGTCTGGAATTGGCGGTTGCGCAGGCGCCGCACCACCGGCGTGCGCCACACGCGCGAGCGGTAGTCGTGCCAGATCGCGGCCAGTTCGGTCAGCAGCTGGCCCAGGCCTTGGGGCGCCATGTCCGGGTCATGCGGCGGCGCGATGGCTGCAGCGTCATCGCTGTTCGCGTCCTCGCGCGGCGCAGCCGCCGCCGGCGCGCCCGCGGCGATCTGCGGGGCATGGACCGCCTCGGCCTCCAGCAGCATGTAGGCGGCCATGAAACGGCCCGATTCCGGGATGTAGCAGAAGATCTGTTCGCCCGGCTTCACTTCGCGCGTTTCCAGGAACTCCGCCAGCATGATCAGGATGGACGCCGCGCCGGTGTTGCCGCGCCACGCCAGATTGCTGAACCAGCGTTCGCGCGGGATCACCAGGCCGGCCTTCTCCATCAGGTCTTCCACCACAGGAATGAATTTCTCCGACGAGTAGTGGCACAGGAAGTGATCGACCTGGTCCGGATCCACCCAACCATCGCGCACCAGCTTGGCGTATTCATGGATGCCGATGTCGAACAGGTGCGGCAGCAGGCGGATGTCCTGGCGCAGCGACAACGCGCCGTCGGCCTCGGCCTCGTTCCAGGACGGATAGTCCAGATGGCCGCGGGCGCGGTCGGCCGACAGGCCCAGCTGCATGCACACCGGATAGTCGCCCGAGAACGAGCGCTGGTGCACCCACTTCAGGCGCAGGCGCACGCCTTGCGACGCGCCCGGCAGGGGCCGGCCGCTATTGCCCAACAGCACCGCCCCCGCGCCGTCCGAAAGCATCCAGCGCAGGAAATGCGCGTCGAAGTCCGCGTCATAGCCGCGCGCCGCAAAACGCGAACGCTTGAACAGCCGCGACGGCAGTTCGCTGGCCACGGCCAGGGCGCTGGCATGTCCGCCCAGTTCCACGCCCTGCGCGGCCGTCTGGATGGCCGATACGCCCGCCGCGCAGATGCCGTGCACCGACAGGGTTTCCATCGGATGCGCGGCCAACTCGCCCTGGATCATGTTGGAGAAGCCCGGCATCAACGCATCCCCGCCCGAGGAGCCGCTGGCCAGCAGCGACACGGCGGACAGGTCGCTGTCGTGACGCCGCAGGCAATCGCGGATGGCGTTGGCCGCCAGTTGCGCGTTGCTGAACACCGTGGCGCCTTCGGGGTCGATCGCGTAGTAGCGCTGCTTGATGCCGTTCTCGGCCAGGATGCGGCTCTTGATGCGGCTGGACATGCGATTCAGCGGCGCGATGTAGCTGTCCATGGCATCGTTGGACACGGGTTCGCCCGGCATGAAATAACCGGCGCTTTCCAGATAGACACGATGAAACGCGATGGGCATGAGAGGCCTCTGGTGGATATAGGGGTGCGGCGCTAGCGGATGTGCTCGGGCGCCATGCATGAACGGCTGCGAAAGCGCGGCAGGAAAGCGCCCAGCACGAACACGCGGAACATGTAGGGCGTGAGGCCGGGCTCGTTCAAGGCCGGATTCACGCGGCTGCGGTATTGCTCGCGGTGCAGGCGCACCAGTTCGGACCAGTGCGCCCGCGGATGCTCATGGTGCGCGGTGTGCAGGCCGATGTTGAAGAGCAGCGGATTGACCAGCCCTTCGAAATTGCGCGCATAGTTCAGGCCTGCGACGGACCGGGGTCCGCCATCGGCATGGGCATGCTGCAGATAGTTGGTGGCCAGCAGCCAGTGCAGGCCGTGCAGCTGCGGCACGATGACAAACACCAGCGCCTTCATGGGGTTCACCGCCAACAGCCCGCCCCACAGGCCCAGCCACACGCCGTACTGCGCCATGCAATAGCGCCACGCGCCCGGCCAGTGGCGGCGCAGGCGGCCCAGCCACGCGAAGAACAGCGGGTACAGCACCCAGCCGGCCTGCAAGGGATGGATCAGGTAGCCCCACAGGTGATTGGTGTCGCCGCCGAACCGATAGGTGCGCGCCACGTCGCGCGCGCCGTGCTTGTAGCGATGGTGATTGGCCACGTGCGCCGGATAGAACACAAAGGTCGGATGCCCTTGGAGCAGCGTGATCCAGAAGTCGGTGGCGCGGTTGGTCCAGCGCCCCCGCCACATGCGGATGTGCGTGTGATTGTGGTGGATGACGCCCACGCCCAGGGTCAGGAACAGCATCAGGCCGTACAGCGGCCACCAGAACCCGTGCACCCACTGCCAGGCCGCCAGGGCGGGCAGCGCGGCCAGATAGGCCAGGCTTTGCCAGTCGCGCCAGTTGCGCAGCGACGGCAGCCTGCGTTGCCGCTTAAGCGCGCCCGCCAAGCGATTCTCGCTGCCGGAAAGCATTCAGCTGGGACTGCGCCGCCTCGGCCTTGAGGCGGGTGCGGAACAGGCGGTCCATGAACGTGAACTGGAAACCGTAATTGCCGTTGTAGCAGGCGTGGTGCAGGTGGTGCCGGCGGCTGGCGGCGAACCAATGCGCGTAGGACACATTGGGGAAGAAGTCGTAGTTGGCGTGGCCGATGCAGTTGAAGAACAGGCTGAACAGCGGCACCGAGGCCAGCGCCCAGAAGCTGAAATCATGCAGCACCATGGGCAGCATGATCACGTTGCCCAGCATCAGCGCCTCGATGGGATGGAAGCTGTAGGTCGAGAATGGCGTGGTCACCACCGAGCGGTGATGCGGCAGGTGGAAGCGGCGCAAAAGCTTGGTGTGCAGCAGGCGGTGGTTGATCCAGAAATGCACGTCGTTCCAGGCCACCAGCACCAGGATTTCAAGCGTGATCTTTTGCCAGCTGGCGTCAGGGTCCAGGTGCGCCCAGCCCAGCTGCAGCAGGCCCCACGGAAAAATCATGCCCGTGCCGAACAGCAGGATGGACAAGCCGGATTGCGCGAACTCGCGCCGCAGCTGGCCCGGCGCCAGCGGACGCGGATCCAGCGGACGTCCGATGCCCAGCGCGGGCAGGATATGGTGCGTCAGCAGCCAGGTGGCCGCGCCGAAGACCAGATAGATGC
The sequence above is drawn from the Achromobacter xylosoxidans genome and encodes:
- a CDS encoding DUF6999 family protein, translated to MSKEPEFLAKPHDPADPSPWLALYLDRSTPLPDKVKKAWLTDSSCASRQYLLPFLRPLARAFIILIQVIKTFLPRRWSHSKLLHRILAWGLKRFVSPEANWLILRHFHLGAQILSFIAANSPVRVTTTPLEPRNIDDLKDELFVKHDLNLFNFVIRLNQALRDAGVEMHAPQQVDFSMIRDPDLSLEDMPQGKLNFLDLQSAIELFTPLYQLMLTDNDFWRAANSLQLDETIGIYAAKLLGAPQHLILVNNNHPLVPMSTLRAGYRLVLHGLSTEMLHSLLMEMKEAQQGGEPPAPIA
- a CDS encoding StlD/DarB family beta-ketosynthase: MPIAFHRVYLESAGYFMPGEPVSNDAMDSYIAPLNRMSSRIKSRILAENGIKQRYYAIDPEGATVFSNAQLAANAIRDCLRRHDSDLSAVSLLASGSSGGDALMPGFSNMIQGELAAHPMETLSVHGICAAGVSAIQTAAQGVELGGHASALAVASELPSRLFKRSRFAARGYDADFDAHFLRWMLSDGAGAVLLGNSGRPLPGASQGVRLRLKWVHQRSFSGDYPVCMQLGLSADRARGHLDYPSWNEAEADGALSLRQDIRLLPHLFDIGIHEYAKLVRDGWVDPDQVDHFLCHYSSEKFIPVVEDLMEKAGLVIPRERWFSNLAWRGNTGAASILIMLAEFLETREVKPGEQIFCYIPESGRFMAAYMLLEAEAVHAPQIAAGAPAAAAPREDANSDDAAAIAPPHDPDMAPQGLGQLLTELAAIWHDYRSRVWRTPVVRRLRNRQFQTADYLNWMENWIPQVREGSKWMREGAASLTEQYAPLAALIDTHAGEEQNDFQILFQDYRTAGGAVADIDALRRNPGGEALNAYLHGLAATRDPIGLLGAIYIIEGTGQRIVPALLPLLKASLKLPPDAFRFLEYHGHNDEHHLARWLSAVELALDCDEDGRAEQRIVDTARRTAALYLMQFHHVMEGEA
- a CDS encoding fatty acid desaturase, giving the protein MLSGSENRLAGALKRQRRLPSLRNWRDWQSLAYLAALPALAAWQWVHGFWWPLYGLMLFLTLGVGVIHHNHTHIRMWRGRWTNRATDFWITLLQGHPTFVFYPAHVANHHRYKHGARDVARTYRFGGDTNHLWGYLIHPLQAGWVLYPLFFAWLGRLRRHWPGAWRYCMAQYGVWLGLWGGLLAVNPMKALVFVIVPQLHGLHWLLATNYLQHAHADGGPRSVAGLNYARNFEGLVNPLLFNIGLHTAHHEHPRAHWSELVRLHREQYRSRVNPALNEPGLTPYMFRVFVLGAFLPRFRSRSCMAPEHIR
- a CDS encoding sterol desaturase family protein, yielding MAQAFVALSAWQVMLAGLLFFGGIYLVFGAATWLLTHHILPALGIGRPLDPRPLAPGQLRREFAQSGLSILLFGTGMIFPWGLLQLGWAHLDPDASWQKITLEILVLVAWNDVHFWINHRLLHTKLLRRFHLPHHRSVVTTPFSTYSFHPIEALMLGNVIMLPMVLHDFSFWALASVPLFSLFFNCIGHANYDFFPNVSYAHWFAASRRHHLHHACYNGNYGFQFTFMDRLFRTRLKAEAAQSQLNAFRQRESLGGRA